DNA from Acidobacteriota bacterium:
GTCAATGGTCCACCGTGCCCTCGGTAAGCGAACGGATCGGCATGGCAGCTCAGCGAGCCGCCGAGTCCATGCACTCGATCAGGATCTCCTTGGCCTGCTTCCAGAGCCTGTTGCCAGGGTTCGTACCCATCCGCTGGGCGAAGGCGTTGTACATGTCGGCCGCGTACGCGGCTTCGTCAGCGCAAGGACAACAAGCCGGCGGCGCGGCTGCAGGGGCCGCAGCCGGCGCCGCCGCAACCAGCAAAGCTGCTGCGATAGCCAAGGTCACGGCGCCAGCGGCGAGGCGGAGCCAAAGTCGACGGCGCGGGTCTGGATTGGGGATGCTCATGGTGTTCTCCGGTCAAGTTGGCGAAATCATCTTCGCGCCGTTTCGCCTGCGCGAAGGCACCGGCTACGCGACGCGAACGATAGCCCCGAGTATCACAGCTCCTGTGCGCATCCGCCGTTGCGCCTGCATCTTGATCGCGCAATCGTCGTGCAATACCGCAGTTGGCTCGCCACAAAGTCGTTCTTCATCGCTGTATACTCGTCGGCCGCGCGGAAGCGCGATCCAAACCAGCTAGTGAGGGGGCGGTGGAGACTTGGCTCCCGGAGTTCGCCCCTACTTCGACACCACCGTAGGAGAAGCAGCAGATGCTCCGCGCCGTCCTCGCTCTCGCCCTTTCCCTGGCACCGTTGGGTCTTCACGCTCAGGAGGAGCAGCCGGAGCCTGAGCCCGACTCCACATGGACGATCTGGCTCGGTACGAGCAGCGCTTCGTTCGACGGCCTGTCCTTCGGAGGCGTCAACACCGTGGGCTATGCGACCTTCTCCGGCAAGAGCAAGTTCTTTCTGTCGACGTCCCTGGCTCAGGACGAGGCGAACGTGAGCAGCCTCCTCGGCTACGACCACTACGGCTTCCCGCTCTACTACAACGCGGACATCCGGGCCACGCGCAGCTCAGTGGCTGTCGGCTTTGCCAATCGGCCGGAGAGCAAGACCCGGGCGGCGGCTTTCCTCAGCGCCAACTACACGGCCTTCTCGACCAGCGGCACAGTCTTCGGGGAGAGTTTCTCGGAGAGCGACAACAGCTTCGACCTCGGCTTCGGCGCTGCCGTGGCGATCAGAAAGCGTCTCGTCGCCATCGTCCAGTGGGGTCAGGCGTCGTTCGACGACGCTTCCGGGGACGTCCTCACTTTCGGTCTGGGGTGGGGATTCTAGTGAGTGACACAGTCTTCACGAAGGTCGACTACGACCTACAGACTCTCATGAGTCAGATCGCCCTCGGCACGATCGGTCTGCCAGACATACAGAGGCCCTTCGTCTGGAACAACGTCAAGGTCCGCGACCTGTTCGACTCGATGTACCGCGGCTATCCGGTCGGCTACTTGCTGCTGTGGCGAAACGGGCTCAGTGACGACAAGACGATCGGCACTGAGGAAAAGTCGAAGACGCCTTCTCTGGTGATAGTGGACGGCCAACAGCGACTCACCTCCCTCTTCGCAGTGACTCGCGGCCAACCCGTCGTCCGCAAGAACTACAACAGCGAGCGCATTCAGATCGCCTTCAACCCCCTGGAGCGGCGCTTCGAGGTGGCCGACGCAGCGACGCGCCGAGACAAGTCGTTCATCCCGGACATATCTCGCGTCTGGAGCGAAGGCCTGTTCGATGTTGCCCGCGAGTACCTGGAAGGGCTCAGGCTCACCCGTGAGGTCAACGGTGACGAAGAACGGGCGATCCAGGACGCCATCACTAGACTCCACAATCTCCTGACCTTCCCGTTCACGGCTCTCGAGCTCGCGGCCGGCGTCGACGACGAAGCGGTGTCGAACGTCTTTGTCCGCATCAACAGCAAGGGCACGCCCCTCAACCAGGCGGACTTCATCCTCACCCTCATGTCCGTGTTCTGGGACGAAGGCCGAACTGAACTCGAACAGTTCTGCCGCCAGGCTCGCCAACCGAGCAAGGGAGTACCTTCCCCCTTCAACCACTTCATCGAGCCCGAACCCGCTCAACTGCTGCGAGTCGGCGTCGGTGTGGCGTTCCGTCGAGCCCGCCTGCAACACGTCTACTCGCTGCTGCGGGGCAAGGACCTGGCGACCCACGAGTTCAGCACCGAGCGTCGCGACGCGCAGTTCACCCAACTCAGGGATGCGCAGGGTCGGGCCCTGGACCTCAAGCACTGGCACGACTTCATGAACTGCCTGCATCTCGCTGGCTTCCGAAGCGAAAGGATGATCAGCTCCAGCAACAATCTCCTCTTCTCCTACATGCTCTATCTCATCGGCCGCACGGAGTACGGCGTTGAAGAGGCTGAACTCCGCAAGACGATCGCCCAGTGGTTCTTCATGTCCGCAGTGACCGGGCGCTTCACGGGAAGCCCCGAGACGGCGATGGACTACGACCTGGCCGGCCTTCGGGGCGTAACGCGCGCCTCTGACTTCGTCAGCCGCCTTCGACACGTCTGCAGCATCACGCTCACCGGCGACTTCTGGGACGTGACTCTGCCCAACGATCTTGCGACTTCTTCGCCCCGCAGCCCGTCACTCTTCGCCTATCACGCCGCTCTTGTACTGCTGAACGCCAATGCCCTGTTCTCGCGGATCCGGCTTGCAGACCTCCTCGATCCAGCGATCGCAGCAGCCAAGGGGCCAGTCGAACGTCACCACCTCTTCCCGAAAGCTCATTTGGCCCGACTCGGCATCAGCGGCACGCGCGAGACGAACCAGATCGCGAACTACGCGTACCTCGAATGGAGCGACAATCTCGATGCCGCAGACCGACCACCTGCTGACTACCTTCCGGAGTTGAAACGTCGATTCGGGCCAGCAGAGCTGGCCCTGATGTACAGACACCACGCTCTACCCGAAGGCTGGGAGTCCATGGACTACCACTCCTTCCTGGAGCGACGCCGCGAGTTGATCGCCGAAGTCATCCGTGACGGATACAACCTGCTCGCGACAGAGGTCGATCCCGAGCCGGTGCCCGATCCTTTCGATCTGACAGAAGCCGTCTCGTCCGGCGAA
Protein-coding regions in this window:
- a CDS encoding DUF262 domain-containing protein, translated to MSDTVFTKVDYDLQTLMSQIALGTIGLPDIQRPFVWNNVKVRDLFDSMYRGYPVGYLLLWRNGLSDDKTIGTEEKSKTPSLVIVDGQQRLTSLFAVTRGQPVVRKNYNSERIQIAFNPLERRFEVADAATRRDKSFIPDISRVWSEGLFDVAREYLEGLRLTREVNGDEERAIQDAITRLHNLLTFPFTALELAAGVDDEAVSNVFVRINSKGTPLNQADFILTLMSVFWDEGRTELEQFCRQARQPSKGVPSPFNHFIEPEPAQLLRVGVGVAFRRARLQHVYSLLRGKDLATHEFSTERRDAQFTQLRDAQGRALDLKHWHDFMNCLHLAGFRSERMISSSNNLLFSYMLYLIGRTEYGVEEAELRKTIAQWFFMSAVTGRFTGSPETAMDYDLAGLRGVTRASDFVSRLRHVCSITLTGDFWDVTLPNDLATSSPRSPSLFAYHAALVLLNANALFSRIRLADLLDPAIAAAKGPVERHHLFPKAHLARLGISGTRETNQIANYAYLEWSDNLDAADRPPADYLPELKRRFGPAELALMYRHHALPEGWESMDYHSFLERRRELIAEVIRDGYNLLATEVDPEPVPDPFDLTEAVSSGESDSTEFKSTLRINLHTGGTDTRIELAVLKTIAGFLNARGGSLIIGVADDGTPVGIEADRFANEDRMSQHLVNLVKGRISAGALPDIHPHFEDLEETRVLVVRCSAAASPMHVKDGNEHRFYVRSGPTTQELPAPEALRYINNRFGG
- a CDS encoding outer membrane beta-barrel protein, translated to MLRAVLALALSLAPLGLHAQEEQPEPEPDSTWTIWLGTSSASFDGLSFGGVNTVGYATFSGKSKFFLSTSLAQDEANVSSLLGYDHYGFPLYYNADIRATRSSVAVGFANRPESKTRAAAFLSANYTAFSTSGTVFGESFSESDNSFDLGFGAAVAIRKRLVAIVQWGQASFDDASGDVLTFGLGWGF